From one Mya arenaria isolate MELC-2E11 chromosome 4, ASM2691426v1 genomic stretch:
- the LOC128229821 gene encoding tRNA wybutosine-synthesizing protein 2 homolog isoform X3 translates to MTGKVAIPFRTKTQQKPEEVLAIVRSTLAASTCNENVPYIQVEPRQLPLVKKLLVKSPLQVLKGRLQKLVSDNGEAWTPDLETDLPTHWERHGDLALVPDTAFCLPIWSNIGGEVWHCVADSLSCTRLARKSRVLKDGFRRPSVTLLYGDNGWVKQVDNGIRYSYDITRCMFSAGNITEKLRVASFDCRGETVVDLYAGIGYFTLPFLMYTGVAHVYACEWNPDAVEALKQNLRLNKVQDSCTVLFGDNRKVCPVGVADRVNLGLIPSSRDGWPVACRALKPTTGGILHIHHNVNTMSRQVGVTDMGCVQDHTWEQLDNAGYSRKHTKLKSDDCCGHNINTRHRQVGLDTGKIEDKGVLLNLDDKGTHKLKCGNSLEEDDKVQLADERLCHHLTCDSAALNDTCRCALSSGNSLSYSDCQCNNHQPVQCKNTPDHACSGSKICHQLTATKNNHRLNNRQTNTTVHQNLEMKSICTGKGIRVQNGRTKTYIDHDKNGPVDTFLREDKYAFQGNHRDENGTGHSDDGGEGSRSGEAWKGWAIETSGEIRTLLEREHGGVWRSQVLHVEHVKQYAPHVHHLVLDLKCTPNTSGNNNSIFE, encoded by the exons ATGACAGGCAAGGTGGCTATTCCATTCCGAACCAAGACGCAACAAAAGCCAGAGGAAGTTCTTGCCATAGTTAGGAGTACACTTGCTGCGAGTACTTGTAATGAAAATGTGCCCTATATTCAGGTGGAACCAAGGCAACTTCCCCTTGTTAAGAAACTGTTGGTGAAGTCACCGCTTCAAGTTTTGAAAGGAAGACTACAGAAACTTGTCTCAGACAACG GTGAGGCCTGGACACCAGACTTAGAGACAGATTTACCCACTCACTGGGAACGCCATGGAGACCTGGCACTTGTACCAGACACAGCATTCTGTCTTCCTATCTGGAGTAACATTG GAGGTGAGGTATGGCACTGTGTTGCAGACAGCCTTTCATGTACCCGACTGGCACGGAAGTCCCGTGTATTAAAAGATGGATTTCGGAGACCGTCGGTCACTCTACTCTACGGGGATAATGGATGGGTGAAGCAGGTCGATAATGGAATCAG ATACAGCTATGACATCACCAGGTGCATGTTTAGTGCAGGAAACATCACTGAGAAACTCAGGGTGGCCTCGTTTGACTGCAGAGGGGAAACTGTGGTCGACCTCTATGCAG GTATCGGCTACTTCACGCTGCCCTTCTTGATGTACACGGGTGTGGCCCATGTGTATGCCTGTGAGTGGAACCCAGATGCTGTCGAGGCATTGAAGCAGAACCTGCGACTTAACAAAGTGCAGGACAGTTGTACAGTATTATTTGGGGACAATAGAAAG GTGTGCCCAGTGGGTGTGGCAGATAGAGTGAACCTTGGCCTGATCCCCAGTTCCCGTGATGGATGGCCTGTAGCTTGCCGGGCTCTTAAGCCCACTACTGGAGGAATACTTCATATACACCACAATGTCAACACCATGTCCAGACAGGTGGGGGTCACAGATATGGGCTGTGTTCAAGACCATACATGGGAACAATTAGATAATGCAGGGTACAGTAGGAAACACACTAAGTTAAAATCAGATGACTGTTGTGGGCACAATATCAACACCAGACACAGACAAGTTGGCTTAGACACAGGGAAAATTGAAGACAAAGGTGTGCTACTGAATTTGGATGACAAAGGGACTCATAAGTTAAAATGTGGTAATAGTTTAGAAGAAGATGATAAAGTTCAGTTGGCAGATGAAAGATTGTGTCACCATTTAACCTGTGACTCTGCTGCTTTGAATGATACATGTCGATGTGCTTTGTCGTCGGGTAACAGTCTTTCCTACTCTGATTGTCAATGCAATAACCATCAGCCTGTCCAGTGCAAAAATACACCTGATCATGCATGTAGTGGAAGTAAAATCTGTCACCAATTGACTGCCACGAAAAATAATCACAGACTAAATAATCGCCAAACAAATACAACGGTCCATCAAAACTTGGAAATGAAATCTATATGTACTGGCAAAGGTATCCGTGTCCAAAATGGTCGCACCAAAACATACATAGATCATGACAAGAATGGGCCTGTGGACACGTTTCTCAGGGAAGACAAGTATGCCTTTCAAGGAAATCACAGAGATGAGAATGGGACTGGACATTCAGACGATGGTGGGGAAGGGAGTCGGTCCGGTGAGGCTTGGAAGGGTTGGGCAATTGAGACGTCAGGAGAGATTCGGACACTGCTGGAGAGGGAGCATGGCGGGGTGTGGAGGAGCCAGGTATTGCATGTGGAGCATGTGAAACAGTACGCTCCCCATGTCCACCATCTTGTTCTGGACTTGAAATGTACTCCAAACACTAGTGGGAACaacaattcaatatttgaatga
- the LOC128229821 gene encoding tRNA wybutosine-synthesizing protein 2 homolog isoform X1, with the protein MLTVFQQKYIAIMTDFCFVIEKQYVKELRSLLKQLQVNDDTRRLQSIAMTGKVAIPFRTKTQQKPEEVLAIVRSTLAASTCNENVPYIQVEPRQLPLVKKLLVKSPLQVLKGRLQKLVSDNGEAWTPDLETDLPTHWERHGDLALVPDTAFCLPIWSNIGGEVWHCVADSLSCTRLARKSRVLKDGFRRPSVTLLYGDNGWVKQVDNGIRYSYDITRCMFSAGNITEKLRVASFDCRGETVVDLYAGIGYFTLPFLMYTGVAHVYACEWNPDAVEALKQNLRLNKVQDSCTVLFGDNRKVCPVGVADRVNLGLIPSSRDGWPVACRALKPTTGGILHIHHNVNTMSRQVGVTDMGCVQDHTWEQLDNAGYSRKHTKLKSDDCCGHNINTRHRQVGLDTGKIEDKGVLLNLDDKGTHKLKCGNSLEEDDKVQLADERLCHHLTCDSAALNDTCRCALSSGNSLSYSDCQCNNHQPVQCKNTPDHACSGSKICHQLTATKNNHRLNNRQTNTTVHQNLEMKSICTGKGIRVQNGRTKTYIDHDKNGPVDTFLREDKYAFQGNHRDENGTGHSDDGGEGSRSGEAWKGWAIETSGEIRTLLEREHGGVWRSQVLHVEHVKQYAPHVHHLVLDLKCTPNTSGNNNSIFE; encoded by the exons ATGCTGACAGTTTTTCAACAAAAGTATATCGCAATTATGACGGACTTTTGCTTTgtcattgaaaaacaatatgtgAAAGAGTTAAG GTCACTCTTGAAGCAACTCCAGGTAAATGATGATACCAGGCGTCTGCAGAGTATTGCGATGACAGGCAAGGTGGCTATTCCATTCCGAACCAAGACGCAACAAAAGCCAGAGGAAGTTCTTGCCATAGTTAGGAGTACACTTGCTGCGAGTACTTGTAATGAAAATGTGCCCTATATTCAGGTGGAACCAAGGCAACTTCCCCTTGTTAAGAAACTGTTGGTGAAGTCACCGCTTCAAGTTTTGAAAGGAAGACTACAGAAACTTGTCTCAGACAACG GTGAGGCCTGGACACCAGACTTAGAGACAGATTTACCCACTCACTGGGAACGCCATGGAGACCTGGCACTTGTACCAGACACAGCATTCTGTCTTCCTATCTGGAGTAACATTG GAGGTGAGGTATGGCACTGTGTTGCAGACAGCCTTTCATGTACCCGACTGGCACGGAAGTCCCGTGTATTAAAAGATGGATTTCGGAGACCGTCGGTCACTCTACTCTACGGGGATAATGGATGGGTGAAGCAGGTCGATAATGGAATCAG ATACAGCTATGACATCACCAGGTGCATGTTTAGTGCAGGAAACATCACTGAGAAACTCAGGGTGGCCTCGTTTGACTGCAGAGGGGAAACTGTGGTCGACCTCTATGCAG GTATCGGCTACTTCACGCTGCCCTTCTTGATGTACACGGGTGTGGCCCATGTGTATGCCTGTGAGTGGAACCCAGATGCTGTCGAGGCATTGAAGCAGAACCTGCGACTTAACAAAGTGCAGGACAGTTGTACAGTATTATTTGGGGACAATAGAAAG GTGTGCCCAGTGGGTGTGGCAGATAGAGTGAACCTTGGCCTGATCCCCAGTTCCCGTGATGGATGGCCTGTAGCTTGCCGGGCTCTTAAGCCCACTACTGGAGGAATACTTCATATACACCACAATGTCAACACCATGTCCAGACAGGTGGGGGTCACAGATATGGGCTGTGTTCAAGACCATACATGGGAACAATTAGATAATGCAGGGTACAGTAGGAAACACACTAAGTTAAAATCAGATGACTGTTGTGGGCACAATATCAACACCAGACACAGACAAGTTGGCTTAGACACAGGGAAAATTGAAGACAAAGGTGTGCTACTGAATTTGGATGACAAAGGGACTCATAAGTTAAAATGTGGTAATAGTTTAGAAGAAGATGATAAAGTTCAGTTGGCAGATGAAAGATTGTGTCACCATTTAACCTGTGACTCTGCTGCTTTGAATGATACATGTCGATGTGCTTTGTCGTCGGGTAACAGTCTTTCCTACTCTGATTGTCAATGCAATAACCATCAGCCTGTCCAGTGCAAAAATACACCTGATCATGCATGTAGTGGAAGTAAAATCTGTCACCAATTGACTGCCACGAAAAATAATCACAGACTAAATAATCGCCAAACAAATACAACGGTCCATCAAAACTTGGAAATGAAATCTATATGTACTGGCAAAGGTATCCGTGTCCAAAATGGTCGCACCAAAACATACATAGATCATGACAAGAATGGGCCTGTGGACACGTTTCTCAGGGAAGACAAGTATGCCTTTCAAGGAAATCACAGAGATGAGAATGGGACTGGACATTCAGACGATGGTGGGGAAGGGAGTCGGTCCGGTGAGGCTTGGAAGGGTTGGGCAATTGAGACGTCAGGAGAGATTCGGACACTGCTGGAGAGGGAGCATGGCGGGGTGTGGAGGAGCCAGGTATTGCATGTGGAGCATGTGAAACAGTACGCTCCCCATGTCCACCATCTTGTTCTGGACTTGAAATGTACTCCAAACACTAGTGGGAACaacaattcaatatttgaatga
- the LOC128232131 gene encoding protein TSSC4-like — protein MTMKTEEEKHENDADDVGFKFGNSGLNQRCKDVFANLDALEARHKAFETKRAHDDWRRDEQLLTQQAIDDEPSGSEKPHSRRPVSDYHSRPRNTSADNRRPDREFRVPMPPRGRGRGQWRGRGRGVPDYKVHPERWTTYSLEDVDTSDASNKQAAFAFLNERKKLRETEQKETAVDLEENACSAGKITFTRRNKRETKAGNVAGQSVPREKQEGTVGRFEEGEEEEEGKSDDSEMKNPLKRQADGDLSECSASSRIKLDINDVTCGKSEEVGAECDSVQKPQFKSRGKAKKAFRSRQRTDDDDDNDS, from the exons ATGACCATGAAAACTGAGGAGGAAAAACATGAgaatgatgctgatgatgtgggATTTAAATTTGGAAATTCAGGTTTAAATCAGAG GTGCAAAGATGTATTTGCCAATCTTGATGCCCTGGAGGCCCGTCACAAGGCATTTGAGACGAAGCGAGCCCACGATGACTGGAGGAGAGATGAACAGCTTCTCACCCAGCAGGCCATTGATGATGAGCCCAGCGGCTCAGAGAAACCACATAGCAGAAGACCAG TGAGTGATTATCACAGCCGACCACGGAATACAAGTGCAGACAATCGCAGACCTGACAGAGAGTTCAGAGTTCCTAT GCCTCCACGTGGGCGTGGCCGGGGTCAGTGGAGGGGGCGGGGCAGAGGAGTACCAGATTATAAAGTCCACCCAGAACGCTGGACCACATACTCCCTTGAAGATGTTGACACAAGCGATGCCTCCAACAAACAGGCCGCATTTGCCTTCCTTAAT GAACGCAAAAAGTTGCGAGAAACAGAGCAGAAAGAGACAGCTGTTGACCTGGAGGAAAACGCCTGCTCCGCCGGAAAAATCACATTCACCCGGCGAAATAAGCGGGAGACAAAAGCGGGAAATGTGGCGGGTCAATCAGTCCCGCGAGAAAAACAGGAAGGAACAGTGGGCAGATTTGAAGAAGGTGAAGAGGAGGAGGAAGGAAAATCAGATGATAGTGAAATGAAAAATCCCCTCAAAAGACAGGCTGATGGCGATCTGTCAGAGTGCAGTGCAAGTTCTAGAATAAAACTTGATATTAATGATGTAACATGTGGTAAAAGTGAAGAAGTTGGTGCAGAATGTGACAGTGTACAAAAGCCGCAGTTTAAAAGCCGGGGTAAAGCCAAAAAAGCTTTTAGAAGTCGCCAGAGGactgatgacgatgatgataatgacagTTGA
- the LOC128229821 gene encoding tRNA wybutosine-synthesizing protein 2 homolog isoform X2 codes for MLTVFQQKSLLKQLQVNDDTRRLQSIAMTGKVAIPFRTKTQQKPEEVLAIVRSTLAASTCNENVPYIQVEPRQLPLVKKLLVKSPLQVLKGRLQKLVSDNGEAWTPDLETDLPTHWERHGDLALVPDTAFCLPIWSNIGGEVWHCVADSLSCTRLARKSRVLKDGFRRPSVTLLYGDNGWVKQVDNGIRYSYDITRCMFSAGNITEKLRVASFDCRGETVVDLYAGIGYFTLPFLMYTGVAHVYACEWNPDAVEALKQNLRLNKVQDSCTVLFGDNRKVCPVGVADRVNLGLIPSSRDGWPVACRALKPTTGGILHIHHNVNTMSRQVGVTDMGCVQDHTWEQLDNAGYSRKHTKLKSDDCCGHNINTRHRQVGLDTGKIEDKGVLLNLDDKGTHKLKCGNSLEEDDKVQLADERLCHHLTCDSAALNDTCRCALSSGNSLSYSDCQCNNHQPVQCKNTPDHACSGSKICHQLTATKNNHRLNNRQTNTTVHQNLEMKSICTGKGIRVQNGRTKTYIDHDKNGPVDTFLREDKYAFQGNHRDENGTGHSDDGGEGSRSGEAWKGWAIETSGEIRTLLEREHGGVWRSQVLHVEHVKQYAPHVHHLVLDLKCTPNTSGNNNSIFE; via the exons ATGCTGACAGTTTTTCAACAAAA GTCACTCTTGAAGCAACTCCAGGTAAATGATGATACCAGGCGTCTGCAGAGTATTGCGATGACAGGCAAGGTGGCTATTCCATTCCGAACCAAGACGCAACAAAAGCCAGAGGAAGTTCTTGCCATAGTTAGGAGTACACTTGCTGCGAGTACTTGTAATGAAAATGTGCCCTATATTCAGGTGGAACCAAGGCAACTTCCCCTTGTTAAGAAACTGTTGGTGAAGTCACCGCTTCAAGTTTTGAAAGGAAGACTACAGAAACTTGTCTCAGACAACG GTGAGGCCTGGACACCAGACTTAGAGACAGATTTACCCACTCACTGGGAACGCCATGGAGACCTGGCACTTGTACCAGACACAGCATTCTGTCTTCCTATCTGGAGTAACATTG GAGGTGAGGTATGGCACTGTGTTGCAGACAGCCTTTCATGTACCCGACTGGCACGGAAGTCCCGTGTATTAAAAGATGGATTTCGGAGACCGTCGGTCACTCTACTCTACGGGGATAATGGATGGGTGAAGCAGGTCGATAATGGAATCAG ATACAGCTATGACATCACCAGGTGCATGTTTAGTGCAGGAAACATCACTGAGAAACTCAGGGTGGCCTCGTTTGACTGCAGAGGGGAAACTGTGGTCGACCTCTATGCAG GTATCGGCTACTTCACGCTGCCCTTCTTGATGTACACGGGTGTGGCCCATGTGTATGCCTGTGAGTGGAACCCAGATGCTGTCGAGGCATTGAAGCAGAACCTGCGACTTAACAAAGTGCAGGACAGTTGTACAGTATTATTTGGGGACAATAGAAAG GTGTGCCCAGTGGGTGTGGCAGATAGAGTGAACCTTGGCCTGATCCCCAGTTCCCGTGATGGATGGCCTGTAGCTTGCCGGGCTCTTAAGCCCACTACTGGAGGAATACTTCATATACACCACAATGTCAACACCATGTCCAGACAGGTGGGGGTCACAGATATGGGCTGTGTTCAAGACCATACATGGGAACAATTAGATAATGCAGGGTACAGTAGGAAACACACTAAGTTAAAATCAGATGACTGTTGTGGGCACAATATCAACACCAGACACAGACAAGTTGGCTTAGACACAGGGAAAATTGAAGACAAAGGTGTGCTACTGAATTTGGATGACAAAGGGACTCATAAGTTAAAATGTGGTAATAGTTTAGAAGAAGATGATAAAGTTCAGTTGGCAGATGAAAGATTGTGTCACCATTTAACCTGTGACTCTGCTGCTTTGAATGATACATGTCGATGTGCTTTGTCGTCGGGTAACAGTCTTTCCTACTCTGATTGTCAATGCAATAACCATCAGCCTGTCCAGTGCAAAAATACACCTGATCATGCATGTAGTGGAAGTAAAATCTGTCACCAATTGACTGCCACGAAAAATAATCACAGACTAAATAATCGCCAAACAAATACAACGGTCCATCAAAACTTGGAAATGAAATCTATATGTACTGGCAAAGGTATCCGTGTCCAAAATGGTCGCACCAAAACATACATAGATCATGACAAGAATGGGCCTGTGGACACGTTTCTCAGGGAAGACAAGTATGCCTTTCAAGGAAATCACAGAGATGAGAATGGGACTGGACATTCAGACGATGGTGGGGAAGGGAGTCGGTCCGGTGAGGCTTGGAAGGGTTGGGCAATTGAGACGTCAGGAGAGATTCGGACACTGCTGGAGAGGGAGCATGGCGGGGTGTGGAGGAGCCAGGTATTGCATGTGGAGCATGTGAAACAGTACGCTCCCCATGTCCACCATCTTGTTCTGGACTTGAAATGTACTCCAAACACTAGTGGGAACaacaattcaatatttgaatga